In a genomic window of Panthera tigris isolate Pti1 chromosome D4, P.tigris_Pti1_mat1.1, whole genome shotgun sequence:
- the LOC122233154 gene encoding interferon omega-1-like yields MALLRPLLTALALLTCRPGGSLGCALPGSHAQVSRDNLVLLGQMRRLSPFLCLRARKDFRFPREVLEGGQLREAQAAAAVLRELLQQTFNLLHTERSSAAWSPAPLHGLRSGLHRQLEALDACLVQATGEGERAPGMHGPALAIKRYFQDIRVYLEDQGYSDCAWEIVRLEIMRALSSSATLHDSLAIKDGDLGSP; encoded by the coding sequence ATGGCTCTCCTGCGCCCTCTGCTGACCGCCCTGGCGCTGCTCACCTGCCGCCCTGGAGGCTCTCTGGGCTGTGCCCTGCCTGGGAGCCACGCGCAGGTTAGCAGGGACAACTTGGTGCTCCTGGGCCAGATGCGGAGACTGTCCCCTTTCTTGTGCCTGCGGGCCAGAAAAGACTTCCGCTTCCCCCGGGAGGTGCTGGAGGGCGGCCAGCTCCGGGAGGCccaggccgccgccgccgtccTGCGGGAGCTGCTCCAGCAGACCTTCAACCTGTTGCACACGGAGCGCTCCTCGGCGGCCTGGAGCCCCGCGCCGCTGCACGGACTCCGCTCTGGCCTCCACCGGCAGCTGGAAGCCCTGGACGCCTGCCTGGTGCAGGCCACGGGCGAGGGAGAGCGCGCCCCGGGGATGCACGGCCCTGCCCTGGCCATCAAGAGGTACTTCCAGGACATCCGCGTCTACCTGGAGGACCAGGGATACAGTGACTGCGCCTGGGAAATTGTCAGACTGGAAATCATGAGAGCCTTGTCCTCCTCGGCGACCTTGCACGACAGCTTGGCCATCAAGGATGGAGACCTGGGGTCACCTTGA